TACAGACGGCGCTTGCGGTCGACCTTGTTTGTCCAACGAGCGAACGTGAAGGTAACACGTCGCGCCGGAAGGTCTTCGGATGGAAGCACGCCGCGCTGTCCGGTCTACCGCATCTGGCACGGGACGTCTATCTTAACGTTGCGAAAGTGGGCCTCGACGCTCGCCATGAGCATGTGGAGGGGCTCGGCGAATTGTTGGAGATGGATGCGTTCGCCTGGTGTCGCGCCACGGTCGCGCTGTCCATACTGGGCGAGTATCCGAATGCCTCAAATCAGCATCTCAGAAGGATGCTGGAAGTCGTGATTAGTGACGAATCGACCCGCGACGATTTCCTTTCGCTGGCAAGAAAATATCTCGCTGGTGGTGCGCTGACCAGCGAGGCGTACGCACATTGGTTAACGGCAGCCTTTACGTCGCGACCTGACGAATTCGAATCGCCCTTCTTCGAACGGGCAAAAAGCAGCGCAGACGTCCTATGGCTATTGAGGGATTCGATGTCTGCGACACCGCAGCGGCCACACACCGCCGACGGCCTTCTAAAGTCATCCACATTGGAGCGCATGGCTCTTGCCGCAGCTCACTATTTCCCTGACACCCCTCACCCTGCCGGCGGGTGGTCGGGAGACCGGAACCTTTGGGATGGCGCAGAGTTCATCAAGAAGTTGACGAACCTGATCTCGATTGACACCAGCGCAGACGCGGTAGCTGTGCTGAATCGGCTTGCAAGCGAGCCTCAGCTCGTAACCTACAGAGAGTACATTCTGCACGCTGCGGCAAACCAACGTACGCGGAAGCGAGACGCGGAATACCGACAACCGGACTGGGCGCAGACTGTAGTCGCCCTGTCGAATGGCGCGCCGGCGAACGTCGCCGATTTGCACGCACTGCTCGTCGACACATTGCTCGACATCGCTGACCGCATTGCGAACGCAAACAACAACATCTACAAACGGTTCTGGAACGAGGATAAGTTCGGGAAGGTACTAACCCCAAAGCCTGAAGAGAGCGGTCGAGACGTTCTGATTGACTTCTTACGCGATCGCTTGCAATCAACAGGTATCACGATCGAGCCTGAGGTCCGTATGGTGCATGGCAAGCGCGCTGACCTCAGCGCATCGTATCGCCATTTCAAGATTCCGGTCGAGCTGAAGCGCAGTTATCACGATGACGTCTGGCATGCACCAGTATCGCAACTGGATCGTTTGTACACGCGCGATCCTGACGCGTCCGGATACGGCGTGTACGGTGTGTTCTGGTTCGGTGTGGTTGAAGGTAAACCGTTGCCCCGCCATCCTCAAGGCCGTGCCCTGCCCACCTCGGCTATCGGAATGGCCGCGCTTCTTAGGGAGCTTTTGCCTGAAGAGCGTCGCTCACACATCGCGATAGTTGTCATTGATGTAAGCGGTCAGCCCCGCGAAACCGTGGTGCCTTGAAATTCTGTATGTCGTGCCAGACGCGTCCACGGAAAGCGGCGTGATATTCGACAACGCTGCATCAGACTGTAGTCCCCTTTCGCCCCCAAGATACGGCGTTCGTCTCGACAGATCTCAATCACTTTCGTAGCTCGTCACCGCTTCCGCTCCTCGCAGCGGTTGGCACGAGAACGAACAAGATTGAAATTGGGACCGGCGTTACCGACATACGTTACGAGAATCCGCTTTACATGGCGGAAGACGCTGGCGCTGCTGACCTGATTGCCGGGGGACGCCCGAACGGGCGCTGGAGATCGCGCGCCGCAATCAGTTCCACTCGTCACCCGGCACCAACAGCACACCCCTCCGGCCTCTCGACGCTGAATGCCGAACAAAACGAGTTCTTCGACGCACTTAACCTTCCAACCCCGACCCCAACGCCATGTAGGGACAAAAATGCTACCCTTACGGTAGCAAAAACAATGATTTACACGAGAAAGTGTCGAAATCGGGGGGGCAGCCCACGTCGACTGTGCGTACCCGGCGGACGCATCCGCCGTGGCTGCGTCGTATGCAAGCAGCTTGCGGCGGCGTCGAGCGACGATCGACTCGCCTCGCCTCGCTAGCCGCCCCTCGCGCAAGAGTATTCGATTTTCGCCCAGTGCGATTGCTTGCAATCTTGTTCAAGTCCGACCGGCATAATGCCGATAAGCAACTCATGGCGGGTGCGTATCCCCATAACTCTGCCCTCTGCCCCGCTCGGTAACAAGGATTCGACAAAGCACCGTATGAAGCTCCCAGTACGCATCAAACAGCACAAGGCTGAATCCGACTCATACGCCATCCTTCAATACAAGCTGAGGGACCTCGGCATCTTCCGAAACGTAACCGAGAGCGACTATGGAATCGATTTTGAAGTCGAGCTGATTATCGATGGACAGGTGACGGGAAAATACTTCAAGGCACAAGTCAAGTCCTCGGAGAACCTTCATATCCGTAAATCCGACGGCATTCCAACGGTAGGTGGCATAAAGGAAAGCACGCTTTACTATTGGTCAGAACTTAGCTACAAGACGCATGTTATTTTATATGCGGTAGATTTGAAGACAGAAGAAATCTATGTTTCACGGCCGATTTTCTGGAATGCTACCCAGCTGATCGCTGGCGACAATAAAACCAAAACCGTGGAATTTTTGAAAAATGATCCTATATTCGGAAAAGATGTCGCTCACGTCTACTCGGTGATCTTTGCGACGTCGCCCACACTAGGCGACCAGATGTATGCGCACCGGTTTGCGCTTCGATATCTCAAACAGTTTCTGGCTCTCTACGTTGATGTATTTCATCTGTATCCGTCAGCGGAACCCATGTTGACGGTGTCGCGCGGTTAGATGTCGACGATCTTCCGCAACAGAGCGTAAGAGACCCGCCAATGGCCTTCCGACTCATTAACAGCGATGGACGCGGTTTTTGCGTTGAGCCTGACGATGATGCCGACCCGCTCGCTCAGATGTTTGTCGGTGAAGCCGACGGTGTCGCCAATGAAAGAATTCCTCTCGCTGAACTCGCGGTGGCGGCGACGGAGGCGCGTGAGTTGGGCCGCTCGCAGTGTCAGGGATAACCGCCGCGTATAGCACCGACCAACGCTGACGGCTGTGGTTGTCCTGGATCACCGCCTGGGTTTGCCTCAGCTCCACCACCGTCCCGTGCGATGGTGGTGCGAGCGGATCGCCCCCGATATAGCTGACCTCCATGCCCAGATGCAAGCGTTGACGTACCTCGAGAATGCGTCGCGGGTCGTCCAGCATTTTGCCGATGGCGAGATAGAGGCGATACAACTCGGCGCTGGGCGCCTGGCGAAGCGAGTCGAGAATGTCCATGAATGTGTAGGCGTTTAACGGGCGAGCGGCAACAGTTCATGCACGCGGTTGACAGGAAACGACGGCAACTTCTCAAGTGTGTCCCTGAGCCATGCATAAGGCTCGAAGCCGTTCAGGCGAGCCGTACCGAGCAGTGAATACATCGTGGCGGCGGCTCTTGCGCCTCTCGGCGAGCCTGCGAACATCCAGTTCGCCCTCCCGAGAGCAATTGGCCTGATTTGCCGCTCTAATGCATTGTTGTCCGGCAGCAGGATACCGCTTTCGGTGTAGCGGATCAGGGCCTGCCAGTGACGTAACGCATAGCCGAACGCCTTCGCGAGCGGCGCCTGAGCTGGCAAACCGATGACGTTGCCTTCCAGCCATTGCCGGAATTGCGTGAGCACCGGCAGCGCCTCGGTTTGCCGCGCCGCGTATTTGATGTTGGGCGTGTGGTCTTTGATCCGCGACTCGATCGCGTACAGGCGGGCAATCCACTGCAGCGCCTGCGCCGCGAGTCCCGGTTTGCTCTGCGCCTTCGCGATTTCAAAGAAGCGTCGACGGCAATGGGCCCAGCATCCGACCTCGACGATGTTTCCGGTTTCGTAAAGTGCGCCATGTCCACTGTAGGCGTCCGCCTGCAGGTAACCTTTGTACTTCTACAGGTACCGCAGCGGATGCGAGCCCGAGCGCGATTC
Above is a genomic segment from Paraburkholderia aromaticivorans containing:
- a CDS encoding LLM class flavin-dependent oxidoreductase codes for the protein MHQTVVPFRPQDTAFVSTDLNHFRSSSPLPLLAAVGTRTNKIEIGTGVTDIRYENPLYMAEDAGAADLIAGGRPNGRWRSRAAISSTRHPAPTAHPSGLSTLNAEQNEFFDALNLPTPTPTPCRDKNATLTVAKTMIYTRKCRNRGGSPRRLCVPGGRIRRGCVVCKQLAAASSDDRLASPR
- a CDS encoding DUF4365 domain-containing protein, whose product is MKLPVRIKQHKAESDSYAILQYKLRDLGIFRNVTESDYGIDFEVELIIDGQVTGKYFKAQVKSSENLHIRKSDGIPTVGGIKESTLYYWSELSYKTHVILYAVDLKTEEIYVSRPIFWNATQLIAGDNKTKTVEFLKNDPIFGKDVAHVYSVIFATSPTLGDQMYAHRFALRYLKQFLALYVDVFHLYPSAEPMLTVSRG
- a CDS encoding transposase domain-containing protein, with protein sequence MYSLLGTARLNGFEPYAWLRDTLEKLPSFPVNRVHELLPLAR